In one Candidatus Methylomirabilota bacterium genomic region, the following are encoded:
- a CDS encoding ATP synthase F0 subunit C, with product MRRSLILTLMTWSLLSIPSLAFAAEGGSGSWVGPFAVLAAGLGMGIASGLCGVGQGLAAASAAEAVARQPGAAARIQTVMIIGLALIESLALYVFVIAAILLFVQPIK from the coding sequence GTGCGACGTTCACTGATACTGACGTTGATGACGTGGTCGCTGCTTTCGATCCCGAGCCTGGCTTTCGCCGCCGAGGGCGGGAGCGGCAGCTGGGTGGGGCCCTTCGCGGTGCTGGCCGCCGGCCTGGGCATGGGCATCGCCTCGGGTCTTTGCGGCGTCGGTCAGGGCCTGGCCGCGGCTTCGGCCGCGGAAGCCGTGGCGCGACAGCCCGGCGCTGCCGCCCGCATCCAGACCGTCATGATCATCGGTCTGGCGCTCATCGAGTCGCTGGCCCTGTACGTGTTCGTCATCGCCGCGATCCTGCTTTTCGTCCAGCCGATAAAGTAG
- the atpB gene encoding F0F1 ATP synthase subunit A has translation MGAIEHPPIVSLAPLGIPDHVFYAWVAMGILVLLSLAATRNLQMAPRGLQNFMEVVLEQFLAMLDEVIGHDGRRFLPLIATLGLFILTSNLLGLVPGLIAPTGNMYTTIPCAVIVFCYYHYVGIRKQGLFAYIKHFGGPVPWLAPLMFPIEVVSHLARMLSLSLRLFANMFAGHILLGVLFLLTGFDWLFGWVLTGKVAGLVLGTPLVALMVAFTTGFMLPLKILVAFLQAFIFCILSMVYIALALEEAEHH, from the coding sequence GTGGGAGCCATTGAGCATCCGCCGATCGTCAGCCTCGCCCCTTTGGGTATCCCCGACCATGTCTTTTACGCGTGGGTGGCCATGGGCATCCTGGTCCTTCTGTCCCTGGCCGCCACGCGGAATCTCCAGATGGCGCCGAGGGGACTCCAGAACTTCATGGAAGTCGTCCTCGAGCAATTCCTGGCTATGCTCGACGAGGTGATCGGCCACGACGGGCGCCGCTTCCTACCCCTGATCGCGACGCTGGGACTATTCATCCTCACCTCCAACCTGCTCGGTCTCGTCCCAGGACTAATCGCGCCGACGGGCAACATGTACACCACCATCCCCTGCGCGGTGATCGTGTTCTGCTACTACCACTATGTAGGGATCCGGAAGCAGGGGCTGTTCGCCTACATCAAGCACTTCGGTGGGCCGGTACCGTGGCTCGCACCGCTCATGTTCCCCATCGAGGTGGTGAGCCACCTGGCGCGGATGCTATCGCTGTCGCTCCGGCTCTTCGCCAACATGTTCGCCGGCCACATCCTGCTCGGAGTCCTCTTCCTCCTCACGGGCTTTGACTGGTTGTTCGGCTGGGTGCTGACGGGAAAGGTGGCCGGGCTCGTGCTAGGCACCCCGCTTGTGGCTCTTATGGTCGCGTTCACGACCGGGTTCATGCTGCCGCTCAAGATCCTGGTGGCGTTCCTGCAAGCGTTCATTTTCTGCATTCTGTCCATGGTCTACATCGCCCTGGCCCTTGAGGAAGCCGAGCACCATTAG
- a CDS encoding ATP synthase subunit I, with translation MGLELVARVSRVSLALLVPVLLASAWIGGASSALGTLAGGLLSLGSLHWLSRGVRNAGAFLAGGRSHPLWVMALALRYAVLFGVVALLLWSGAAHPMGLVAGLSVLPPVLIILGLRAARATV, from the coding sequence ATGGGTCTTGAGCTGGTCGCACGCGTGAGCCGGGTATCGCTGGCGCTCCTGGTGCCAGTGCTGCTGGCCAGCGCGTGGATCGGCGGCGCATCGAGCGCGCTCGGCACCCTGGCCGGCGGACTGCTTTCGCTGGGCAGCCTTCACTGGCTCTCGCGTGGCGTCCGCAACGCCGGCGCCTTCCTCGCCGGCGGCCGGTCCCACCCGCTGTGGGTGATGGCTCTGGCCCTGCGCTATGCGGTCCTCTTCGGGGTCGTGGCCTTGCTGCTGTGGAGCGGCGCTGCCCACCCGATGGGGCTCGTGGCCGGGCTGTCGGTCCTGCCTCCCGTCCTGATCATCCTCGGGCTCCGCGCCGCCCGCGCCACTGTGTAG
- a CDS encoding AtpZ/AtpI family protein, with product MAAKSSPWGSLGMLASVGITLVVATAGAMIGGYFVDRWLNSSPWFTLIGLGVGIVAGFRNLFRSIKRAEQRERDGS from the coding sequence ATGGCAGCAAAGTCGTCGCCCTGGGGGTCGCTCGGCATGCTGGCATCGGTGGGTATCACCCTAGTGGTGGCCACGGCCGGCGCGATGATCGGCGGCTACTTTGTGGACCGCTGGCTCAACAGCAGTCCGTGGTTCACGCTGATCGGGCTGGGCGTGGGCATCGTCGCGGGATTCCGCAATCTATTTCGATCAATCAAGCGGGCAGAGCAAAGGGAGCGCGATGGGTCTTGA
- a CDS encoding iron ABC transporter permease, translating to MSRPRAKGALGPTLGIGLIWLFLALFLVYPLARIFYDAVTDEAGRLTLANFAGFFTDSFYLRALWKSLVLGVATVAASSVIGIAVAFLLVRFDFRGRGLFSYLTLIPIISPPLVGTLGFTFILGRAGSVNVLLMDLFDMLKPINFLYGIHGVVLVETLHLFPMITLNVVDALGKIDPALEEAAESVGARGWTKFRTITLPLTTPGYVAGALLVFIWTFSDFATPLILGVQDLLAPQAYLNIVQFVDRRIFRMGIVISALMVLLAVAFLLVARRWVGLKDYSSLSYSTIARRRLSPPRQAAAVAFLSVLMLLSFIPYVGVALASFSRGWSLTPLPLSYTLQHYERVIVETPKYIVNSFLYSGLAVVLCIAVGVPIAWILGRSTMPGRGALDSLNTLILAVPGTAIGIAYIRAFHFDLPGFDRGLTSYWIVMPLVLAVRRLPYTVRGAYSSLQLVHRSMEEAAASVGASGLRAFRDVTLPLIWKGVVVGSLFSFMTSLQEASAVLFLALGGWEMITNGIFAFYIAGSSSEAAALGVILIAVAALSVVIINRLAAGRMGGVFG from the coding sequence ATGTCTAGGCCCCGCGCGAAGGGAGCGCTCGGCCCAACACTCGGGATCGGGCTCATCTGGCTGTTCCTCGCGCTGTTCCTCGTCTACCCGCTGGCGCGCATCTTCTACGACGCGGTCACCGACGAGGCGGGACGGCTGACCCTCGCCAACTTCGCCGGCTTCTTCACCGACAGCTTCTACCTGCGCGCGCTCTGGAAGTCGCTCGTCCTCGGTGTCGCGACCGTCGCGGCGTCTTCCGTGATCGGGATCGCGGTTGCCTTCCTCCTGGTGCGCTTCGACTTCCGGGGCCGGGGGCTCTTCAGCTACCTGACCCTGATCCCCATCATTTCGCCGCCGCTCGTGGGGACGCTCGGCTTCACGTTCATCCTTGGGCGGGCGGGCTCGGTCAACGTGCTGCTGATGGACCTCTTCGACATGCTCAAGCCCATCAACTTCCTGTACGGCATCCACGGCGTGGTGCTGGTGGAGACCCTCCACCTCTTCCCGATGATCACGCTCAACGTGGTGGACGCCCTCGGCAAGATCGACCCCGCGCTCGAGGAGGCGGCCGAGAGCGTCGGGGCCCGCGGCTGGACGAAGTTCCGGACGATCACCCTGCCGCTGACCACGCCGGGCTACGTCGCGGGCGCGCTCCTGGTCTTCATCTGGACGTTTTCCGATTTTGCGACGCCGCTCATCCTGGGGGTCCAGGATCTCCTCGCGCCCCAAGCCTATCTCAACATCGTCCAGTTCGTGGACCGGCGGATCTTCCGGATGGGCATCGTCATCTCCGCGCTGATGGTGCTCTTAGCCGTCGCTTTTCTCTTGGTAGCTCGCCGCTGGGTCGGGCTCAAGGACTACTCGTCCCTGTCTTACTCAACCATTGCGCGCCGCCGCCTTTCCCCGCCGCGCCAGGCCGCGGCCGTCGCCTTCCTCTCGGTCCTCATGCTGCTGTCCTTCATCCCGTACGTCGGCGTCGCGCTCGCGTCCTTCAGCCGGGGGTGGTCGCTGACGCCGCTGCCGCTGTCCTATACGCTCCAGCATTACGAGCGCGTCATCGTCGAGACCCCGAAGTACATCGTCAACAGCTTCCTCTACTCGGGGCTCGCGGTGGTGCTCTGCATCGCCGTCGGCGTGCCCATCGCCTGGATCCTCGGCCGCTCGACGATGCCGGGGCGCGGGGCGCTCGACTCGCTGAACACCTTGATCCTGGCGGTGCCGGGCACGGCGATCGGCATCGCCTACATCCGCGCCTTCCACTTCGACCTGCCGGGCTTCGACCGTGGTCTGACCTCCTACTGGATCGTCATGCCGCTGGTGCTGGCGGTGCGGCGCCTGCCGTACACGGTACGCGGCGCCTACTCCTCGCTGCAGCTTGTCCACCGCTCGATGGAGGAGGCGGCCGCGAGCGTGGGCGCCTCGGGCCTGCGCGCTTTTCGCGACGTGACGCTGCCGCTCATCTGGAAGGGCGTCGTCGTGGGCAGCCTCTTCTCCTTCATGACCTCGCTCCAGGAGGCCTCGGCCGTGCTCTTTCTGGCCCTCGGCGGCTGGGAGATGATCACCAACGGCATTTTCGCCTTCTACATCGCGGGCTCGTCGAGCGAGGCGGCCGCGCTCGGCGTCATCCTGATCGCCGTCGCCGCCCTGAGCGTGGTCATCATCAACCGTCTCGCGGCAGGGCGCATGGGCGGGGTCTTTGGCTAG
- a CDS encoding ABC transporter ATP-binding protein, producing the protein MNITIREVVKRFGAVTAVDRADLTVRDGELFTLLGPSGCGKTSLLRLLAGFYQPDAGEIRFGDRVVSGLPPYERNIGMVFQNYALWPHMTVAANVAYGLKLRKLGKAEVAARLAEGLRKVNLTGFESRYPGQLSGGQQQRVALARALVLNPDILLLDEPLSNLDAKIRVQVRAEIRKLQQELGITTIYVTHDQEEALSLSDRVAVMKDGRVLQVGAPKELYERPRTRFVADFVGTNNLVPGRVSERAGGELVVDTALGRLRAVPSGPVGDRCVLAIRPENIAVGAAAANGGNVVRGRVSFVAYLGNALRYDIEAQGGQVLKADIRDPWHHEPLPIGREVVVGFPASVTLAVAPDAPEDV; encoded by the coding sequence GTGAACATCACGATCCGTGAGGTCGTCAAGCGGTTCGGCGCCGTCACCGCGGTGGACCGGGCCGATCTCACCGTGCGTGACGGCGAGCTGTTCACGCTCCTGGGCCCATCGGGCTGCGGCAAGACCTCGCTGCTGAGGCTCCTGGCGGGCTTCTACCAGCCGGACGCGGGCGAGATCCGCTTCGGTGACCGCGTGGTGAGCGGGCTCCCGCCGTACGAGCGGAACATCGGCATGGTGTTCCAGAACTACGCCCTCTGGCCCCACATGACGGTCGCGGCCAACGTCGCCTACGGGCTCAAGCTGCGGAAGCTTGGGAAGGCCGAGGTAGCGGCGCGCCTGGCCGAAGGGCTGCGCAAGGTCAACCTCACGGGCTTCGAGTCGCGCTATCCGGGGCAGCTCTCGGGCGGTCAGCAGCAGCGCGTGGCCCTGGCCCGGGCGCTCGTGCTCAACCCGGACATCCTCCTGCTCGACGAACCGCTCTCGAACCTCGACGCGAAGATCCGCGTCCAGGTGCGCGCCGAGATCCGCAAGCTCCAGCAGGAGCTTGGCATCACGACCATCTACGTCACCCACGACCAGGAGGAGGCGCTCTCGCTCTCCGACCGCGTGGCGGTGATGAAGGACGGCCGGGTGCTCCAGGTCGGCGCGCCGAAGGAGCTCTACGAGCGGCCGCGTACGCGCTTCGTCGCGGACTTCGTCGGCACCAACAACCTGGTGCCCGGGCGGGTCAGCGAGCGCGCCGGCGGCGAGCTGGTCGTGGACACCGCGCTCGGCCGGCTCCGCGCCGTCCCGAGCGGCCCCGTCGGCGACCGGTGCGTGCTGGCCATCCGACCCGAGAACATCGCCGTCGGCGCGGCCGCGGCGAACGGCGGCAACGTGGTGCGCGGCCGCGTGAGCTTCGTCGCTTACCTCGGCAACGCCCTCCGGTATGACATCGAGGCCCAAGGCGGCCAGGTCCTCAAGGCCGACATCCGCGACCCGTGGCACCACGAGCCGCTGCCGATCGGTCGAGAGGTCGTTGTCGGCTTTCCCGCCTCCGTCACGCTGGCCGTCGCCCCCGATGCTCCCGAAGATGTCTAG
- a CDS encoding extracellular solute-binding protein, with amino-acid sequence MVRFIAALAALAALVALAGFAGQSYAQGPAPIEGELNLITPVSKFIHDAALKAFADYAKEKWNVTVKVSAIPAGTPLAYGRITEWKGKPEVDIFWGGESALFEKLADQKLLQKVEISKAAWESIPASIGKPKPIPLKDKDGYWVGTALEPYGLVYNPKRIQRLGAPEPKEWDDLLNPKLKGEVAQCAPTRSSSSNATYEVMLSLYGEDKGWEWLARLAANTGHFTARSRDVPTVVAKGEFAAGFAVPSYMAFEEKLAGFDIKFVAPKYAFVTPEPMAILAGARNPKAARAFIEFLLTERGQKVFMERGLFPITPKFKVQGAPGSTAELAVEFTGGVRSYFDREVANVYDEAVAAKRSDALKVRFRSDIEAKWEDLKKK; translated from the coding sequence ATGGTTCGATTCATTGCAGCCTTGGCGGCGCTGGCCGCGCTGGTGGCCCTTGCCGGCTTCGCGGGACAGAGCTACGCGCAGGGCCCGGCCCCGATAGAGGGCGAGCTCAACCTCATCACCCCTGTGTCAAAGTTCATCCACGACGCGGCGCTCAAGGCCTTCGCCGACTACGCGAAGGAGAAGTGGAACGTCACGGTCAAGGTCAGCGCCATCCCTGCCGGTACGCCGTTGGCCTACGGGCGCATCACGGAGTGGAAGGGCAAGCCGGAGGTGGACATCTTCTGGGGCGGCGAGTCGGCGCTCTTCGAGAAGCTCGCGGACCAGAAGCTCCTCCAGAAGGTCGAGATCTCCAAGGCGGCGTGGGAGTCCATCCCTGCCTCCATCGGCAAGCCCAAGCCCATCCCGCTCAAGGACAAGGACGGCTACTGGGTCGGCACCGCGCTCGAGCCGTACGGGCTCGTGTACAACCCCAAGCGCATCCAGCGCCTGGGAGCGCCGGAGCCGAAGGAGTGGGACGACCTGCTGAACCCGAAGCTCAAGGGCGAGGTCGCCCAGTGCGCGCCGACGCGCTCGTCCTCGTCGAACGCGACGTACGAGGTGATGCTCTCGCTCTACGGCGAGGACAAGGGCTGGGAGTGGCTGGCGCGCCTGGCCGCCAACACGGGACACTTCACGGCGCGCAGCCGTGACGTGCCGACCGTCGTCGCCAAGGGCGAGTTCGCCGCGGGCTTCGCGGTGCCCTCCTACATGGCTTTCGAGGAGAAGCTGGCGGGCTTCGACATCAAGTTCGTCGCGCCCAAGTACGCCTTCGTGACACCCGAGCCGATGGCCATCCTGGCCGGCGCGCGCAACCCGAAAGCGGCGCGGGCCTTCATCGAGTTCCTCCTGACCGAGCGAGGCCAGAAGGTCTTCATGGAGCGCGGGCTCTTCCCGATCACGCCCAAGTTCAAGGTCCAGGGCGCGCCCGGCTCGACGGCGGAGCTGGCCGTGGAGTTCACGGGTGGAGTCCGCTCGTACTTCGACCGCGAGGTCGCCAACGTCTACGATGAGGCCGTCGCCGCCAAGCGTTCCGACGCGCTCAAGGTGCGCTTCCGCAGTGACATCGAGGCCAAATGGGAGGACCTGAAGAAGAAGTAG
- the glpK gene encoding glycerol kinase GlpK, with product MTARRFVLALDQGTTGSRALVVDPDGAVRGSGYVLLPQYYPKPGWVEHDAEEIWQTTTQAIREALSAARVTGADIAAIGITNQRETSVLWERASGRPVHRAIVWQCRRTAPFCERLKSEGHEAEFRRKTGLMLDPYFSGTKIRWLLDEVPGARARAERGELAFGTVDSWLLWRLTGGAVHATDPSNASRTLCFDIRALRWDEALCEALGVPAALLPEVRPSAGFFGETAAGAGETAAGALPAGIPVTGIAGDQQSALFGQCCFEPGMAKNTYGTGCFLLLNTGDKPVVSERGLLTTVAWQLDGAATYALEGSVFIAGAVVQWLRDGLGIIGSAAGTEDLAESVADADGVYLVPAFTGLGAPYWDPYARGVLVGLTRGTTKAHIARAALEAIAYQNRDVLDAMTLEAGAPLQALRVDGGAAANNFLCQFQADVLNVEVLRPAVTETTGMGAAFLAGVGAGLWKTGDLASRWRLERRFAPSAASAGRAAGYAGWRRAVERARGWAEP from the coding sequence ATGACGGCGCGCCGCTTCGTCCTGGCGCTGGACCAGGGCACGACGGGCTCCCGCGCGCTCGTCGTGGACCCCGACGGTGCGGTCCGGGGAAGCGGCTACGTCCTACTGCCGCAGTACTACCCCAAGCCGGGCTGGGTCGAGCACGACGCCGAGGAGATCTGGCAGACCACGACTCAGGCCATTCGCGAAGCGCTGTCTGCGGCGCGCGTCACCGGCGCGGACATCGCGGCCATCGGCATCACCAACCAGCGCGAGACCTCGGTGCTGTGGGAGCGCGCCTCGGGCCGCCCCGTGCATCGCGCCATCGTGTGGCAGTGCCGCCGGACGGCGCCCTTCTGCGAGCGCCTCAAGTCCGAGGGGCACGAGGCCGAGTTCAGGCGCAAGACCGGCCTCATGCTCGACCCGTACTTCTCCGGCACCAAGATCCGCTGGCTGCTCGACGAGGTGCCGGGGGCGCGCGCCCGCGCCGAGCGCGGCGAGCTGGCCTTCGGCACCGTGGACTCGTGGCTCCTCTGGCGGCTCACCGGCGGCGCCGTCCACGCCACGGACCCGTCCAACGCCTCGCGGACGCTCTGCTTCGACATCCGCGCGCTCCGCTGGGACGAGGCGCTGTGCGAGGCGCTCGGCGTGCCGGCGGCGCTCCTTCCCGAGGTCAGGCCGTCCGCGGGCTTCTTCGGAGAAACGGCCGCGGGCGCTGGCGAGACCGCCGCGGGCGCCCTCCCAGCCGGTATCCCGGTGACGGGGATCGCCGGGGACCAGCAGTCGGCGCTCTTCGGCCAGTGCTGCTTCGAGCCCGGCATGGCCAAGAACACCTACGGCACCGGCTGCTTTCTTCTGCTGAACACGGGCGACAAACCGGTCGTGTCCGAGCGCGGGCTCCTCACCACCGTCGCCTGGCAGCTCGACGGCGCGGCGACTTACGCGCTCGAGGGCAGCGTGTTCATCGCGGGCGCCGTGGTCCAGTGGCTCCGCGACGGCCTGGGCATCATCGGGAGCGCGGCCGGGACCGAGGATCTGGCCGAGTCCGTCGCGGACGCGGACGGCGTCTACCTCGTGCCGGCCTTCACGGGCCTGGGCGCGCCCTACTGGGACCCGTACGCTCGCGGCGTGCTTGTCGGCTTGACGCGCGGGACCACCAAGGCGCATATCGCGCGCGCCGCGCTCGAGGCGATCGCCTACCAGAACCGCGACGTGCTCGACGCCATGACGCTCGAGGCGGGCGCGCCGCTCCAGGCGCTGCGCGTGGACGGCGGCGCCGCGGCCAACAACTTTCTCTGCCAGTTCCAGGCCGACGTGCTAAACGTCGAGGTGCTCCGCCCCGCCGTCACCGAGACGACTGGGATGGGCGCCGCGTTCCTCGCGGGTGTGGGCGCCGGGCTGTGGAAGACGGGCGACCTTGCGAGCCGCTGGCGCCTCGAGCGCCGCTTCGCGCCGTCGGCGGCCAGCGCCGGGCGCGCGGCGGGCTATGCCGGCTGGCGCCGGGCAGTCGAGCGCGCCCGCGGCTGGGCGGAACCGTAA
- a CDS encoding glycerophosphodiester phosphodiesterase family protein, with product MRILLVMGWALGAVAVIAGSAGAQDKPATLLAAHRGGALLWPENSLLAFRNAVALGVDFIEFDVHLSKDGEVVVIHDPTLDRTTTGSGPVKDRTVAELKALRVKDRTGAVTEETVPTLDEVAAVAAQGLRRMLLEIKVDASRARYPGIEEKVLAILDRHGMAGSTVVLAFEESTWRRVRELRPAVATCALYSARMLGRTSLAEELQTLRSAGVRFIGVEHTAVDAAAVTQARAAGIGIGAWTVNDAAGMKRQIDAGAAILITDQPDVAKTLLGR from the coding sequence ATGCGGATCTTGCTCGTGATGGGCTGGGCGCTGGGCGCTGTAGCCGTGATCGCGGGATCCGCCGGCGCGCAGGACAAGCCCGCGACGCTCCTCGCCGCGCACCGGGGCGGCGCGCTCCTCTGGCCCGAGAACAGCCTGCTCGCCTTCCGGAACGCCGTCGCGCTGGGCGTCGACTTCATCGAGTTCGACGTCCACCTCTCGAAGGACGGCGAGGTCGTCGTCATCCACGACCCGACGCTCGACCGCACCACGACGGGCTCGGGTCCAGTCAAGGACCGCACGGTGGCCGAGCTCAAGGCGCTGCGCGTCAAGGACAGGACGGGCGCGGTGACGGAGGAGACCGTGCCGACGCTCGACGAGGTCGCGGCCGTGGCGGCGCAGGGCCTCCGCCGCATGCTCCTCGAGATCAAGGTCGACGCGTCGCGCGCGCGCTATCCGGGCATCGAGGAGAAGGTGCTGGCCATCCTTGACCGCCACGGTATGGCCGGCTCGACGGTCGTCCTGGCCTTCGAGGAGTCCACGTGGCGGCGTGTCCGCGAGCTGCGCCCCGCCGTCGCGACGTGCGCGCTCTACTCGGCCCGCATGCTCGGACGGACGTCGCTGGCGGAGGAGCTCCAGACGCTGCGCTCAGCGGGCGTGCGCTTCATCGGAGTCGAACACACCGCGGTGGACGCGGCGGCGGTGACGCAGGCCCGCGCGGCCGGCATCGGGATCGGCGCCTGGACGGTGAACGACGCGGCGGGCATGAAGCGTCAGATCGACGCCGGCGCCGCCATCCTCATCACCGACCAGCCTGACGTCGCCAAGACCCTTCTCGGGCGATGA